One genomic segment of Salarias fasciatus chromosome 8, fSalaFa1.1, whole genome shotgun sequence includes these proteins:
- the chatb gene encoding choline O-acetyltransferase b: protein MPILERETARDRESQGLPKVPVPPLKQTLDTYLKCVQHLVKEEQFRKTKTIVEKFGAPGGVGEILQKKLVERRDKTTNWVYDYWLEDMYLNNRLALPVNSSPVMVFPKQTFRDHADALRFAARLIRGVLEYKALIDARALPVDFARGQLAGTPLCMEQYYRLFTSYRFPGLKTDLLKVQMNTASSAPDHMIVACKNQFFVLDIIANGKQLNEAEILSQLEKIMKMSENAEERLPPIGILTSDGRTEWAQAREALIKDQTNKDSLALIESCICVICLDEPSRLEASDTNRALMMLHGGGREKNGANRWYDKSMQFVIGMNGICGVVCEHSPFEGIVMVQCSEYLMKYVTGNPSKTAASSSLRELSPPRRLRWKCNSNIQGLLTASGDRLQRLVNNLDMDVFDFKAYGKEFIKKQKMSPDAFIQVALQLAFYKCSGRLVSTYESASIRRFQEGRVDNIRSATAEALAFVKSMTDERVTFTDSEKMKRLRDAINAQTNYTVAAITGMAMDNHLLGLLRISAELRMEKPDIFCDETYRASNHFILSTSQVPTTVEMFCCYGPVVPNGYGACYNPQSDHILFCVSSFWENTETSSTVFVKALNEGLLEIRDLCNRSNAEASKLAESSRGASQPHKSGK from the exons ATGCCTATCTTGGAGAGGGAGACTGCGAGAGACCGGGAAAGTCAA GGGTTGCCAAAGGTTCCCGTCCCTCCACTGAAACAAACCCTGGACACATACCTGAAGTGTGTGCAGCATCTGGTGAAAGAGGAGCAGTTTAGAAAAACGAAGACCATCGTGGAGAAGTTCGGGGCTCCTGGAGGTGTCGGAGAGATTCTGCAGAAAAAGCTCGTGGAGAGGAGGGACAAGACAACCAACTGG GTGTACGACTACTGGCTAGAAGACATGTACCTGAACAACAGGCTGGCTCTACCAGTCAACTCCAGCCCCGTCATGGTGTTTCCTAAACAGACGTTCAGGGATCACGCTGATGCACTCAG atttGCTGCTCGTCTCATCAGGGGAGTGCTGGAGTATAAGGCTCTCATTGATGC GCGAGCACTGCCGGTGGATTTTGCCCGGGGTCAGCTTGCTGGGACTCCTCTCTGCATGGAGCAGTACTACCGCCTCTTTACCTCCTACCGATTCCCGGGGCTAAAGACAGACCTGCTGAAGGTCCAGATGAACACAGCCTCCTCGGCGCCTGATCACATGATTGTTGCGTGCAAGAACCAG TTTTTCGTGTTGGACATCATCGCAAATGGCAAGCAGCTCAATGAAGCGGAGATTTTATCACAGCTGGAGAAGAtcatgaaaatgtctgaaaacgCAGAAGAGAGACTCCCTCCGATCGGTATACTGACGTCTGATGGGAGAACTGAATGGGCGCAAGCCAGAGAAGCACTGATAAAAG ATCAAACAAACAAGGACTCTCTGGCTTTGATCGAGAGCTGTATATGTGTCATATGTCTGGATGAGCCCAGCAGGCTGGAGGCCAGCGATACAAACCGAGCTCTAATGATGCTACATGGAGGCGGGCGTGAAAAAAATGGTGCAAACCGCTGGTATGATAAGTCAATGCAG TTTGTTATAGGAATGAACGGGATTTGTGGAGTAGTGTGTGAGCATTCCCCGTTTGAAGGGATCGTCATGGTGCAGTGCTCAGAATACCTCATGAAATATGT AACAGGAAACCCGTCCAAGACCGCTGCTTCCTCTTCCTTGAGAGAACTTTCCCCTCCGAGGAGGCTGCGGTGGAAATGCAACTCAAACATCCAAGGACTCCTGACAGCATCTGGAGACAGACTTCAGAG ACTGGTGAACAATCTTGACATGGATGTATTCGATTTTAAAGCTTATGGAAAAGAGTTCATCAAGAAACAGAAGATGAGTCCAGATGCCTTCATACAAGTCGCCTTACAGCTTGCATTTTACAA GTGCAGCGGGAGACTCGTTTCTACTTACGAAAGTGCGTCCATTCGGCGTTTCCAGGAAGGCAGAGTGGATAACATTCGCTCGGCGACCGCCGAAGCCCTGGCCTTCGTGAAATCGATGACAGATGAGAGGGTAACTTTCACC GACTCTGAGAAAATGAAACGACTGAGGGACGCAATAAATGCCCAGACAAATTATACAGTTGCG GCTATTACAGGGATGGCGATGGACAATCATCTCCTCGGGCTCCTGAGGATTTCAGCAGAGCTCCGCATGGAGAAGCCAGATATCTTCTGTGATGAAACATACCGGGCGAGTAACCACTTCATCCTCTCCACCAGCCAG GTTCCTACCACAGTGGAAATGTTCTGCTGCTATGGCCCTGTGGTGCCAAATGGTTACGGCGCCTGCTACAATCCCCAGTCCGACCACATCCTCTTCTGCGTGTCCAGCTTCTGGGAGAACACGGAGACGAGCTCCACCGTTTTCGTCAAAGCCCTGAACGAGGGCCTGCTGGAAATCAGGGACCTGTGCAATCGTAGCAATGCTGAGGCGAGCAAACTGGCCGAAAGTAGCCGAGGAGCCAGCCAGCCTCACAAATCAGGGAAGTAA